CAGGGTCGGGGAGGACAGTCACAACCTCCAGGCTTGGCATTACCATTCCCGGAACAGAATGATTCCGGGTGGAAACCTTCACGTAAGACAGCTCCCATTTCTCCTCCCGTTACACCAGGAACTCAACCACAACCATTACAAAAAGGTCCAGCAGTTTTACCACCACTGCCATCGAACAACTGAAAATGTTCTCCTACTTATAATTGATATTACGAAACAGTTTTTTTGCGATTCTCAATCGACTCTATTATTTTTCCAGATGATGCGTTATGTTGTTTTTGATTTAAGCAATCATAAAACAAGTCTGTGTCTTTTAGCTGGAAGGGTATGTTGATGGAATTTGATGCTGAAGAAGTGACTGCCTACTTACATCAGCATATTCCGGTGACAAAGGCAATGCAGATTAATGTGCTACCTGAGATGAAAGACGCTCTCAGGCTGACGGCCAGGTTAGCTCCGAACCTGAATCATCAGGAGACAGCCTTTGGTGGAAGTATTGCCAGTTTAGGCATTTTGGCTGGCTGGACTTTAATCCACATTCGATTAAGCGCAGACAAAGTGCGTTATAAGATTGTGATTCAGAAAAGTGAGATGGAATTTCTCCATCCAATTGAGAGTGATTTCGAAGCGGAATGCCACTTCCCCGAACAAAAGTTATGGGATCAATTTCATTCGGGCCTACAGCGGAAGGGGCGTGCGCGAATCAAATTGGAGTGTGCCGTGACAGTCAAACAACAGGTGGCAGCAGTCATCAAAGGCACCTTTGTAGCAAAGCAACTGGAACGATCTTGAATTGGTTTTTCAAGGTTTTTGAGAATGATCTTCTGAATCAGGCTTTGCGCGATGCGTATTTTGAATTGTTTCTGCCAATGATTTATCGCCGGTAAAAAGATGAACGTCTCTTTGCGGGAAGGCAATTTCAATTCCTGCTGCATTGAATTGTTCGTGAATTGAAGTATGCAATTCGTGAATCACCTGCAAGCGATTCTCCAAATCTGGAAGAAATGCGCGGATAATTAAGTCTAAAGTACTGTCACCAAAAGATTCAAAGGTAATGCTTGCGGCTGGTTCGGAAAGAATTAACGGATGTTCGTTCACAATTTTTAAGGCAAGGTCAGAAGCTTGATTGGTGTCTGTGCCATAGGCAACACCGATCGTAATTGTGATGCGCTGTACCGAGTCGGTTAACGTCCAGTTAAGTATCTTCCCTGTAATAAATTCCCGGTTCGGAACGATATACTCTTTGCGGTCCCAGTTTGTGATGGTTGTGGCTCGCATACGAATACGGGATACGACGCCTGTCACATCATCGACAGTGATAATGTCGCCCACTCTGATCGGGCGTTCGATAAGCAGGATCAAGCCGGAGACAAAATTGGCAAAGATTTCCTGCAGACCAAATGCCAGTCCAAAAGTCAATGCGGTCGCCAGCCATTGTAATTTCGTCCAGCCTAAGCCGATTGTACTAAACACAACGAAAATTCCAATGAGTGCCACGAAATAACGGGCCAGACTGGTGATGGCATACTTAACAGGGGTATCCAAGGGGAGGCGTTGCAGAATCAGGAACTCAAGCAGACCGGGCAGGTTTTTCGTAGCAACAATTGCGAAGATGGCAAATATGAGAGCCAATCCGAGATCATAATATGTAATGGGTTCCAGCCGATCAATGGTTTTTTGGGTGATGTTTCCATCCACATCTTTGGTTTCTTCGACTGTCTGAATCGACGTCGACCAGAGCTTAAATTCATTTGTATCGAGTCGGTTAAAGGCTGGTAGCGTATCTCCCCAAATCCATAATAAACCTACTAGCAGAATGACGATCATGGTGGCATTAATTAGTTTTTTGATTTGTGCTGAGATTTTAGTAAGATCGGCAGGATTTTCTTCCTCTGTTGTAATACCGGCGACTATCGTTTCTGAACTTGATTCTAGAGATTCTTTTTTAAGAGCCTCTAATCGTTGCTGATTCTGCTGATAGCTTAACTGTCGATGGTGAATTAAAATCCAGCGCAACAGCAACGCCCTGAAAATAATGACGATCAGAAATAACCAAAGCGTCATGAAAATTAAATGAAACAGGCTCATCGCCGTAAAGTAGAAACCGATGAGCGATAACAGAATTAGAGAGCAGGGCACAAGTAGCGTTAAGAAATAAATAATGAATTTAACTCGGTCGTACCAGACCTCTTCATTGTAATTCAGAATTGATTGAAAGAGACCAGAGCGGGGATGAAAGACTCTTCGAGCGAAGACCGTGTAGACAATGAGCAACGCAACAAAAAATAGACGTTCCAGCAAGTCATGATTACGGTCGACTTCTTTACCATGCAGCAGAAGCGTGATGAAAAGTAGAGGTAAAGAAAAAGGAATGACCCAACGTATATTTCTACGTACATAGGAAACGGTTTGTTTATACCAGCCAAAATGCGATTCACCGAGACCTAAGGGTCTGCAGATTTGCCGGATCAGTTCCCAGAAAAATAAGAGCCACGCCACTTGGCGCAAACTGGAATCAACGGCTTTGACAAAAACGGGAGCATTGGGATGACTACCGATTCTCCAGGCAAGAAACCAGATAAAGCCTGGCCAGATAATGGCAATAAACAGAGTGAGGAAGGCGACCCGTGCCGTCATTCCAAATTTGCGGTAATTGCTCCTGATGATTTCTTTATTCATGATTCTTAGTTGAATCCGAACATTATACGCCAGATAAATAAGGCTCACGAAACAACAGAAAGCAGTTAAGTAAATGACCGGATTATTGTAAGTATCCTGTTTGAGTTGCTGGATCAATTGTTTCCAATGACTTGGAGAAAACAACCAGCGAATCGATTGCGATGTCTGCTTGAGTTCCGACAAAGAAACAGGAGCAGAACTTTTAATCCAAAAAACACGTTCACTGATATAGGCAGAATATGCTTTGGATTGTTTTACAAGATTGTTTTCGGTGACATTCAAATTGATTAGCTTCTCGAAGTAGTTTTTGTTACTCCGAATGAGTGTGTCCAGGTATTCTTTTTGTTTCGTCAGAGTTTCTTCGACGACCTGCTGGAGATTAATTTTGTCTTCAGTAGTTAGTTTTGGGTTCCTTTTCAGAATTTCTGTGGTTTTCTCTTCTACGGTTGGAAAGTTATCCCAAAGATCGTTCAGTTCATAATCTTTTAAATGGACTTCATTGATGAGTTGACTTCGATTCTCGATACTTTGTTTTAGACTTTCGACAACGGGGAGTGCCGCTTGTTGATTTCTGAGTAACAAGCCAATCGGGCCGGTTAATCCGACGGATTTTTCTTTTTCTTTTGTTTGATCGAATTGTTTTTTGAGATCTTCTAAGAGTTGGCTTGTTTGAGAATATTTTTGATCAACCATTTCGACTTTTTTATTGAGCGCTTGAATCTCTTCTGCATATTTTTGGTTCTTTGCTGCGAGAGGTTGCAGAATGGGATTTGTGGCAAAAACTTTTTGACGCGCTTCTTTCACACGCATTTCAGATTCGACGTTACGAAGCTTCTTAATCTGTGCCTTCATAGCATCAATTTTATCTTTATCTCTTTTAGCGAGCAGCTTTAAATAATCCTGATTGATACGCGGGTAGCCGATGTTTGCTTCAACATCATATTTAGCTAGCTCGTTCTTGAGAGCCGGTTTTTCAGCTTTGAGAAGTAACAGACGTGTTTTAAGCTCCATTTTTCTGGCATCTGTAACCGACGCTGGTTCATCTGCAGGAACAGGGACTTTTAATTGCTTTTCGATTTCGTTAATTTTTTCATCAATTTGACTCGCACGTTGTAACGCATCTTTCTGGCGATTAGCGCGGCTCGCAATTTCTGTGTCCCAGTCAGCAAGAACCTGCTTACTCTTTTCAAAATCAGCTTCAGCTTGAACGAGATCCTGTTCCAGTTTTGGAAGATTGAGGATGTGAGTATAAGAAGGGGATGATTTTTTATTCTCGCTTTCAATTTTAGCTTTGATATCATTCAGCCTTTGGACTGCATTTTTCGAATCGACTTCATCAATTTTTTCTTTTTCTTGTAATTCGACTGTTTTCTTAAGGTCCTCAATCGCTTGATTATAAAAATTGGCTGCCTTTTTCTGATCCTCTTCAGACAGGCCTTTGGTTTCCTTGAGTTGTTCGATTTTTTTCTGAATCTCTTCAGCGGTTGGTTGCTGTGTTCCGTTGAACGCTGGTGATTTAGTGGGGGTTTGTGTCTTGGAAGGAACCTGAGCCTGCAAATCCAAACACAAAAAGAACATAACCACAAAGATCAGAGAGCATACGGTCGTTTGAGTATTTCGGTGACAAAGAAACATTCAGTACAATTTCGTTAAATTGATTCGTGGAACTTAAGGAAGATGAACGGCGCTTCCGAACGTCAGTTTAGTTCTTCAGCTCCTTGTTCAGCAAGGTGTGGAGTACTTTCCCTCTGCAAAAAGATAATTGATCTTTCTTCGTTCGAGCGTTCAAGAATTTATATGATCAATCCTGCAGAGAGATCATCGGCTGCATTCGTAGCCAATGTCAGTTTCTTGCAGATGGCATTTAAGCGAGGTGGTGCTACCGAGAATGATTATGTTCTCAACAGTGTTGTTATTCGTACTTCGATGATTTCTGCCCTGAAAATCACATGAGTCGTTCTTTTTATACCCCTGGTTTGATCCAGTAAGCATGAAAATAGAGACTGTTTCATCTCTGTACCTGATAACGCCTTTTAAGTCGTTTTAATATGGTCAAGCTGATACTTGGAGTGAGCTCAAACTCATGATATTCGGGGTGTAGACTTAATCGTATAGTAGGGGTTTTCCCTATGCATGTTGATGATAAAGTCATCTTCCAGTAAGTTTTGGGTAATGCTATGTGTTATAATGTACACTTTTTCTGGAGGGGTTTGACTGGATTTAACTGATTGGATTACGAGAAGTAACAGGGATACACGTTGATTTAAAAAAATAACCTACGTTTTGTGTAGTCTTCACATCCATATTGGTTGAGAGTGAGAAACATGAAACAGTCTTCAGAATTTGAGTCGATGGGGGGTAGTCCGCAAACTGCCGATCAAAATGACTCAATTCATTTCATCTGGCCTAGGTTGCCGCTGTTTGGAATTGCCTTTGTCATGGCATTGGGAGTTTTGGTCCTGATCTATGAACTAAGTCAAGTCACACTTACCCAACACGTGATTTACGTCGATGTCAATCGACAATCATTGGCAGGAAAAGTGGCAAAGGATGTGCTTGAGTGTCGCCGCTACGAAAAAGATGTGTTCCTCAATCTGAATCATCCGGTCGAATATAATGATTATCTCTTGAAGTGGCGAACTGCCTGGAACAAGCTTTCCATTGATACGGAATTTTTGAGTAAGTGTATGGCAAATGAGGAACAGACACGTTTACAGATGCTGTTGCACGATTCAGTAAAAGAGTATCAAAAACAGTTTTTGAATATCGTCGAGAAGATAAATCGCGAGGAAATTAAGACTCCTCAACAGGCTAATCTGGCGATGACACCGTTTAAAGACGACATGCGAAATCTATCAATTCTTTCGTCAAAATATGCGGTCGAAAGTGCAAAAGACGCAACTGAACATGGTGGGATATTAGTTTGGCGAGGTGGGGTCAGTGCTATTGTTATACTTTTATTGACTATCGTGCCTAGTGTCATTCTTCTGTTTCTCTTTCGTAAATACAATCAAAAACTGATACTCGCCAATGAAAAACTTCAATCATCAAAGAATGAATTGAAACAGAGTGAAGCACAGTTTCGAACCTTGATGAATAATATTCCTGGCGTGACATTTCGGTCGCATGTGGACGAAAGTAGGACTATTGAATTCGTCTGCGAGACAATCAAAGAGCTTCTGGGGTATCCTGCTGAAGAACTATTACAGAATAAAGTACGAACATTTACCAGTGTCATTCATCCTGATGACATTACTAAAGTCCATTCAGTTATTCAGTCGGCCGCGGAAAAACCGCAATCATTCCAGGTTGGATATCGAATGATACGTGCTGATGGAGAGGTAAGATACGTTTGGGAACAAGGTTTAGTTTCACATGATCACAATAACGTGCCTATGGTCGATAGTGTGATGTTTGATGTGACAGACCGAAAACAGGCCGAACTTGAGTTGCGTAATAGTAAAGAAGTATTTGAACGCGCCTCATTAGTCGATAAATTGACAGGTTTACCCAATCGTACGCTATCCCATGAACGTTTAAAGGAATTAATTCTGGAGTCCCAGGAGAAATCAGAAGCAAATTATGCTGTTATCTTCCTCGATTTTGATCGTTTCAAAATGGTCAATGACAGTTTAGGACATGATGTCGGTGACTTACTGCTCGTTGAGATTGCAACTCGCTTGCGTCGTCATCTTCGCTGTACAGATTCAATCAGTCAGCAGGTTTCAGGAAATACAGCAGGTCGACTGGGAGGCGATGAATTTCTGATTCTGATCAATAATATCAAGAGCCTTGACGAAGTGAACTCTGTTGCAGAACGGCTGTTGGATGAATTAGCCCGTCCGTACTTCCTGGAACAGCATGAAGTATATTCAACTGCCAGCATGGGGATCGTAATCGGCAACAAATATTACAAACGGCCGGAAGAGATCATCCGTGATGCAGACACTGCCATGTATGAAGCAAAACGCTCCGGAAAAAGCCGTTATGTGATTTTTGATGATTCAATGCGGAAACGTGTGATTCGAGAGATGATTCTGGAAAACGATCTCAGAAAAGCGATAGAGAATCAGGAATTGGTACTTTACTATCAACCCATCGTTTCGCTCGAAACTGGTACCGTTTGTTGTGTAGAGGCTCTGTTGCGTTGGTATCATCCGACATTGGGACTCATCAGTCCGGGAGAGTTCATACCCATTGCGGAAGATTCGCAACAGATTATCGAACTGGGTGAATGGGTTTTACGAGAAGGATGTCGGCAATACGCTGAGTGGTCAGAGCGGCTGGGATATTCCGCTCCATCCATGATCAGCATTAACTTATCGCGTAAGCAATTTATCTGCCCGAATTTGGTGCAGATGGTGGAAAGCACGCTCCAGGAATTTAATCTAGATCCTAAACATCTTCAATTGGAGGTGACCGAAGATGCCTTTGCTTCCGATGTGAATGAAGCGATTCAAGCGATGAAAGAAATCAAAAACATTGGGGTCAAGTTGGCCATCGATGATTTTGGTGTTGGCTGTTCCTCTTTTGCTTCACTGAATCAATTCCCTGTAGATACACTTAAAATTGATCGCTCGTTAGTAGATCAAGTCATACGTACCAAAGGTATGGCCGCGATGATTAATTCTTTGGTAGTCCTGTCTGAAAACCTGGGGATCATGCTTATTTCTGAAGGTATCGAAGAACAGGACCAGTTGACCGAACTCACGAAACTGGGCTGCGAGTATGGACAGGGGTTTCTCTTTGCTAAACCATTGACCTCGGAAGTCTTTGAAGAATACTTACTGAAACAATCTGGTGCCTCAATCGCATCGACTCCACAACTGGTGGAAAGTAATTAAGTGCTCTGTTTGATACTATTTGACCGGCAGTGTTCTCACTCTCTAGCACGTTTCGCTATCATAGTTGTTTAAATAATGCAAAGATATCTTACTTTGAGCATTGCGAATGACTATGAAACGACGACAACTGTTTGAGTTTGAAGACTGCCGCTGGTTTCCAAGTTTGCTT
The Gimesia aquarii DNA segment above includes these coding regions:
- a CDS encoding YiiD C-terminal domain-containing protein, encoding MEFDAEEVTAYLHQHIPVTKAMQINVLPEMKDALRLTARLAPNLNHQETAFGGSIASLGILAGWTLIHIRLSADKVRYKIVIQKSEMEFLHPIESDFEAECHFPEQKLWDQFHSGLQRKGRARIKLECAVTVKQQVAAVIKGTFVAKQLERS
- a CDS encoding mechanosensitive ion channel domain-containing protein produces the protein MFLCHRNTQTTVCSLIFVVMFFLCLDLQAQVPSKTQTPTKSPAFNGTQQPTAEEIQKKIEQLKETKGLSEEDQKKAANFYNQAIEDLKKTVELQEKEKIDEVDSKNAVQRLNDIKAKIESENKKSSPSYTHILNLPKLEQDLVQAEADFEKSKQVLADWDTEIASRANRQKDALQRASQIDEKINEIEKQLKVPVPADEPASVTDARKMELKTRLLLLKAEKPALKNELAKYDVEANIGYPRINQDYLKLLAKRDKDKIDAMKAQIKKLRNVESEMRVKEARQKVFATNPILQPLAAKNQKYAEEIQALNKKVEMVDQKYSQTSQLLEDLKKQFDQTKEKEKSVGLTGPIGLLLRNQQAALPVVESLKQSIENRSQLINEVHLKDYELNDLWDNFPTVEEKTTEILKRNPKLTTEDKINLQQVVEETLTKQKEYLDTLIRSNKNYFEKLINLNVTENNLVKQSKAYSAYISERVFWIKSSAPVSLSELKQTSQSIRWLFSPSHWKQLIQQLKQDTYNNPVIYLTAFCCFVSLIYLAYNVRIQLRIMNKEIIRSNYRKFGMTARVAFLTLFIAIIWPGFIWFLAWRIGSHPNAPVFVKAVDSSLRQVAWLLFFWELIRQICRPLGLGESHFGWYKQTVSYVRRNIRWVIPFSLPLLFITLLLHGKEVDRNHDLLERLFFVALLIVYTVFARRVFHPRSGLFQSILNYNEEVWYDRVKFIIYFLTLLVPCSLILLSLIGFYFTAMSLFHLIFMTLWLFLIVIIFRALLLRWILIHHRQLSYQQNQQRLEALKKESLESSSETIVAGITTEEENPADLTKISAQIKKLINATMIVILLVGLLWIWGDTLPAFNRLDTNEFKLWSTSIQTVEETKDVDGNITQKTIDRLEPITYYDLGLALIFAIFAIVATKNLPGLLEFLILQRLPLDTPVKYAITSLARYFVALIGIFVVFSTIGLGWTKLQWLATALTFGLAFGLQEIFANFVSGLILLIERPIRVGDIITVDDVTGVVSRIRMRATTITNWDRKEYIVPNREFITGKILNWTLTDSVQRITITIGVAYGTDTNQASDLALKIVNEHPLILSEPAASITFESFGDSTLDLIIRAFLPDLENRLQVIHELHTSIHEQFNAAGIEIAFPQRDVHLFTGDKSLAETIQNTHRAKPDSEDHSQKP
- a CDS encoding GGDEF domain-containing phosphodiesterase, which encodes MKQSSEFESMGGSPQTADQNDSIHFIWPRLPLFGIAFVMALGVLVLIYELSQVTLTQHVIYVDVNRQSLAGKVAKDVLECRRYEKDVFLNLNHPVEYNDYLLKWRTAWNKLSIDTEFLSKCMANEEQTRLQMLLHDSVKEYQKQFLNIVEKINREEIKTPQQANLAMTPFKDDMRNLSILSSKYAVESAKDATEHGGILVWRGGVSAIVILLLTIVPSVILLFLFRKYNQKLILANEKLQSSKNELKQSEAQFRTLMNNIPGVTFRSHVDESRTIEFVCETIKELLGYPAEELLQNKVRTFTSVIHPDDITKVHSVIQSAAEKPQSFQVGYRMIRADGEVRYVWEQGLVSHDHNNVPMVDSVMFDVTDRKQAELELRNSKEVFERASLVDKLTGLPNRTLSHERLKELILESQEKSEANYAVIFLDFDRFKMVNDSLGHDVGDLLLVEIATRLRRHLRCTDSISQQVSGNTAGRLGGDEFLILINNIKSLDEVNSVAERLLDELARPYFLEQHEVYSTASMGIVIGNKYYKRPEEIIRDADTAMYEAKRSGKSRYVIFDDSMRKRVIREMILENDLRKAIENQELVLYYQPIVSLETGTVCCVEALLRWYHPTLGLISPGEFIPIAEDSQQIIELGEWVLREGCRQYAEWSERLGYSAPSMISINLSRKQFICPNLVQMVESTLQEFNLDPKHLQLEVTEDAFASDVNEAIQAMKEIKNIGVKLAIDDFGVGCSSFASLNQFPVDTLKIDRSLVDQVIRTKGMAAMINSLVVLSENLGIMLISEGIEEQDQLTELTKLGCEYGQGFLFAKPLTSEVFEEYLLKQSGASIASTPQLVESN